A genome region from Sus scrofa isolate TJ Tabasco breed Duroc unplaced genomic scaffold, Sscrofa11.1 Contig1206, whole genome shotgun sequence includes the following:
- the MAN1B1 gene encoding endoplasmic reticulum mannosyl-oligosaccharide 1,2-alpha-mannosidase: MYPPPPEPRRDFISVTLSSGRSYDDSKGPRRRSCWRQWKQLSRLQRNVILLLLAFLALCGLLSFVSLAEEWKALEGRSSEELNVRPANPPILPAPRKAEAKPETLPGGPPQRPQRHFRRGPPKLQMRAPESDAKDRGQDAAAPGAGAGGAGWEGAAQRTSWRGAATEPEQGTRDPLRKAEGTPKPSPQAARIPQDPAQQNERQQAVVEAFRHAWAGYHKFAWGHDELKPVSRSFAEWFGLGLTLIDSLDTMWILGLKKEFAEAREWVSEKLWFQKNVDVNLFESTIRILGGLLSAFHLSGDDLFLEKAEDFGNRLMPAFQTPSKIPYSDVNIGTGVAHPPRWTSDSTVAEVTSIQLEFRELSRLTGNKKFQEAVEQVARHVHSLSGKKDGLVPMFINTNSGLFTHLGVFTLGARADSYYEYLLKQWIQGGKTETQLRDDYLEAVEGIRRHLLGRSEPRKLTFVGELAHGHFSAKMDHLVCFLPGTLALGAHHGLPADHMELARALMDTCYQMNRQMETGLSPEIAHFNLYSQKAAKDVQVKPADRHNLLRPETVESLFYLYRFTGERKYQDWGWEILQSFNAYTRVPSGGYSSIGNVQDARNPQPRDKMESFFLGETLKYLYLLFSDDPDLLSLDAYVFNTEAHPLPIWAPA, from the exons ATGTATCCGCCGCCGCCGGAGCCGCGTCGGGATTTCATCTCGGTGACGCTGAGCTCTGGCCGGAGCTACGACGACAGCAAGGGCCCGAGACGGCGCTCCTGCTGGCGG CAATGGAAGCAGCTGTCGAGGTTACAGCGGAACGTGATTCTCCTCCTGCTGGCGTTTCTCGCGCTCTGCGGCCTCCTGTCCTTCGTCAGCCTGGCTGAGGAGTGGAAAG CCCTGGAGGGCAGGTCGTCGGAAGAACTGAACGTGAGACCAGCCAACCCACCCATCCTGCCAGCTCCTCGGAAAGCAGAGGCGAAGCCGGAAACCCTCCCGGGGGGCCCACCGCAG AGGCCTCAGAGGCATTTCCGCCGGGGACCCCCCAAGCTGCAGATGAGAGCCCCCGAGAGCGATGCCAAGGACAGGGGGCAGGATGCGGcggccccgggggcgggggcgggcggcgCTGGCTGGGAAGGCGCCGCGCAGAGAACCAG CTGGAGAGGAGCCGCGACAGAGCCGGAGCAGGGCACCCGAGACCCCTTGAGGAAGGCAGAGGGCACCCCCAAGCCTTCCCCGCAGGCTGCGAGGATCCCACAGGATCCAG cccagcagaACGAGCGCCAGCAGGCCGTGGTGGAGGCCTTCCGCCACGCGTGGGCCGGGTACCACAAGTTTGCCTGGGGCCACGACGAGCTGAAGCCCGTGTCGCGGTCCTTCGCCGAGTGGTTCGGCCTCGGCCTCACGCTGATCGACTCCTTGGACACCATGTGGATTCTGGGCCTGAAGAAAG AATTTGCAGAGGCCAGGGAGTGGGTGTCCGAGAAACTGTGGTTTCAGAAGAACGTGGACGTCAATCTGTTTGAGAGCACGATCCGGATCCTGGGGGGGCTCCTGAGCGCCTTCCACCTGTCGGGGGACGACCTCTTCCTGGAGAAGGCT GAGGACTTTGGAAATCGCTTGATGCCTGCGTTCCAAACACCCTCGAAGATTCCGTACTCCGACGTCAACATCGGCACTGGAGTTGCTCACCCGCCCCGATGGACCTCCGACAGCACGGTGGCCGAGGTGACAAGCATTCAGCTGGAGTTCCGGGAGCTGTCCCGTCTCACGGGCAACAAGAAGTTTCAG GAGGCGGTGGAGCAGGTGGCGAGGCACGTGCACTCCCTGTCGGGCAAGAAGGACGGGCTGGTGCCCATGTTCATCAACACCAACAGCGGGCTCTTCACCCACCTGGGCGTGTTCACCTTGGGCGCCAGGGCCGACAGCTACTACGAGTACCTGCTGAAGCAGTGGATCCAGGGCGGGAAGACGGAGACGCA GCTGCGGGACGACTACCTGGAAGCCGTGGAGGGGATCAGGAGGCACCTCCTGGGCAGGTCGGAGCCCCGGAAGCTCACCTTCGTGGGGGAGCTTGCCCACGGCCACTTCAGCGCCAAGATG GACCACCTGGTGTGCTTCCTGCCGGGGACACTGGCTCTGGGCGCCCACCACGGCCTGCCCGCTGACCACATGGAGCTGGCCCGGGCGCTCATGGACACCTGCTACCAGATGAACCGTCAGATGGAGACGGGGCTGAGCCCCGAAATCGCGCACTTCAACCTGTATTCCCAGAAGGCCGCGAAGGACGTGCAGGTCAAG CCGGCTGACAGGCACAACCTGCTGCGGCCCGAGACGGTCGAGAGCCTCTTCTACCTGTACCGCTTCACGGGCGAGCGCAAGTACCAGGACTGGGGCTGGGAGATCCTGCAGAGCTTCAACGCGTACACCAGG GTCCCCTCGGGCGGCTACTCGTCCATCGGCAACGTCCAGGATGCCcgcaacccccagcccagggacaaGATGGAGAGCTTCTTCCTCGGGGAGACCCTCAAGTACCTGTACCTGCTCTTCTCCGACGACCCGGACCTGCTCAGCCTGGACGCCTACGTCTTCAACACCGAGGCGCACCCCCTGCCCATCTGGGCCCCCGCCTAG